The Cryptococcus deuterogattii R265 chromosome 3, complete sequence genome has a segment encoding these proteins:
- a CDS encoding RuvB-like helicase 2 gives MAANISLQPTSMRDVTKMERIGVHSHIHGLGLDSSLEPRASSQGMIGQGKARKAAGVILKMVQEGRIAGRAILMAGPPSTGKTALAMAMTQTLGSDVPFVMLTASEVFSLEISKTESLTQAFRRAIGVRIKEETELIEGEVVEIQVDRSVTGATKTGRLTLKTTDMETVYDLGSKMIDQLQKEKVLAGDVVSIDKASGRISKLGRSFGRAKDYDAMGADTRFVACPDGELQTRKEVVHTVSLHEIDVINSRTQGFLALFAGDTGEIKPELRAQINGKVAEWREEGKAEIVPGVLFIDEVHMLDIECFSFLNRAMENELAPLVVMASNRGITRIRGTKYKSPHGIPADLLDRMLIISTNKYEEDEMREIVKIRAEEEDVRLSPAALDLLATMGIQTSLRYALNLIAPSSLLAQRRKSPQADVEDVRMAYKYFCDVERSAQYAKETSGMMFGETEEINGGMEIDT, from the exons ATG GCCGCAAACATCTCGCTTCAGCCAACATCTATGCGCGATGTCACAAAGATGGAACGTATCG GCGTTCACTCCCACATTCACGGTCTCGGTCTTGACTCCAGCCTTGAACCTCGTGCGTCATCACAAGGCATGATCGGTCAAGGAAAGGCGCGAAAAGCTGCAGGGGTAATTTTGAAGATGGTTCAAGAAGGCAGAATAGCGGGCAGGGCGATCTTGATGGCTGGTCCTCCCAGCACAGGTAAAACAGCTCTTGCTATGG CCATGACACAGACATTGGGGAGCGACGTGCCATTTGTGATGCTCACGGCTTCCGAAGTGTTTTCTCTCGAG ATCTCGAAAACGGAGTCTTTGACTCAAGCGTTCCGAAGGGCTATTGGTGTGAGGataaaagaagagacagagTTGATTGAGGGTGAAGTGGTGGAGATCCAAGTGGATAGGAGCGTTACTGGT GCTACAAAAACCGGTCGATTGACCCTCAAGACAACCGACATGGAAACTGTGTACGACCTTGGGTCGAAAATGATCGATCAGCTgcaaaaggaaaaggtttTGGCCGGTGACGTTGTTAGCATTGATAAAGCCAGCGGAAGGATTTCCAAGCTAGGAAGGAGTTTCGGGAGAGCAAAGGACTACGATGCCATGGGAGCGGAC ACTCGATTCGTTGCCTGCCCTGATGGCGAGCTCCAAACGCGCAAGGAGGTCGTCCACACAGTTTCTCTCCACGAAATCGACGTCATCAATTCTCGAACGCAAggcttccttgccctctttgcCGGTGACACTGGCGAGATTAAGCCCGAGCTTCGAGCTCAAATTAACGGCAAGGTCGCCgagtggagggaggaagggaaggcCGAGATTGTGCCCGGCGTTTTATTCATTGATGAGGTGCATATGCTCGATATCGAGTGCTTCTCGTTCCTTAACCGGGCTATGGAGAATGAGTTGGCGCCATTGGTAGTGATGGCTTCCAACAGAGGTATCACGAGGATAAGAGGAACCAAGTATAAGAGCCCACACGGTATTCCAGCAGACCTGTTAGACAGGATGTTGATCATCTCCACAAATAaatatgaagaagatgagatgcgTGAAATTGTCAAGATCAG agctgaagaagaggacgttCGACTTTCACCCGCTGCGCTTGACCTTCTCGCGACCATGGGCATCCAAACTTCCCTCCGTTATGCGCTCAACCTTATcgcaccttcttctcttcttgcccaaagaagaaagtcACCGCAAGCGgacgtggaagatgtgAGAATGGCTTATAAATATTTCTGCGATGTCGAGAGGAGTGCGCAGTATGCGAAGGAAACGAGCGGTATGATGTTTGGCGAAACTGAGGAGATCAATGGAGGGATGGAAATTGATACTTGA
- a CDS encoding RNA-binding protein rnp24, with protein MSKDSKSSTKVRTPKSERTPEEQAKRDAKRAAKKAAKLAENVPEPKSEESKAEEAEEEAAPTVEGEPTSPETKKRKREVAAEGEELEIDVSAPAPLSKAELRAARKKAKRGDVLPYTPKARDYEKVTKSNAQSGEGKEGEKDVSGSGKRQNSVWIGNLAFKTTPEGLKEFLEKGVTELGGKGEGSVTRVNLPKKSNKVGFSENKGFAYVDFATSELQELGVQLSERNFEGRRLLIKKGDDHSATANARTPKPLSTKAQDIGSSSKRPETSTLYMGNLPFDATEEALRDLIEGNAPEREIVDEEGTEEIGARGGKKSGLKKVRLAAFEDTGRCKGFAFLDFISARHAKFSLGNRKNHFFNGRRLNLEFASEEAAKRSGATRPKEKTKEKYNKHLGGSGVDDKSGENTTEDLGDKRGRKWETSGRPRPGAALAMAKRENVAIVEGAGQKITFD; from the exons ATGTCCAAAGACTCCAAATCGAGTACCAAGGTCCGTACGCCCAAGTCCGAGAGGACTCCTGAAGAACAGGCAAAGAGAGACGCCAAAAGAGCTGCAAAGAAGGCTGCCAAACTTGCGGAAAATGTTCCAGAGCCCAAATCCGAGGAGAGCaaagcagaagaggcagaggaagaggcggcTCCTACTGTAGAAGGGGAACCTACTTCTCCCGAGACAAAGAAGCGAAAGCGAGAGGTAGCTGCCGAGGGTGAAGAGCTCGAGATCGACGTCTCAGCACCTGCACCTCTTTCCAAAGCTGAACTTCGTGCGGCACGCAAGAAGGCTAAACGTGGGGACGTCTTACCCTATACTCCCAAGGCCAGAGATTACGAAAAGGTTACCAAATCAAACGCACAATCTGGGGAAGGTAAGGAGGGGGAAAAAGACGTCTCTGGTTCAGGCAAAAGGCAAAATTCGGTGTGGATTGGAAATTTGGCATTCAAGACTACACCTGAAGGACTAAAGGAATTTTTGGAAAAAGGAGTAACGGAGCTCGGAGGcaagggagaggggagtGTCACAAGAGTCAATTTGCCGAAGAAAAGCAATAAAGTTGGGTTCTCCGAGAACAAGGG CTTCGCCTATGTTGACTTTGCTACCTCTGAGCTCCAGGAGCTTGGTGTTCAATTGAGCGAACGCAACTTCGAGGGCCGCCGCCTTCTCATCAAAAAGGGTGATGACCATAGCGCCACTGCCAACGCTCGTACACCCAAGCCCCTCTCAACCAAGGCACAAGACATTgggtcttcttcaaagcgACCAGAAACTTCAACTTTGTATATGGGTAACCTTCCGTTCGATGCCACGGAAGAAGCTTTACGTGATCTCATTGAGGGCAACGCCCCTGAGAGGGAAATTGTAGACGAGGAGGGTACCGAAGAGATTGGTGCTAGGGGtggcaagaagagcggtttgaagaaggttaGACTGGCTGCGTTTGAGGATACTGGAAGGTGTAAGGG ATTTGCGTTCCTTGACTTCATCTCTGCTAGACACGCCAAATTCTCTCTTGGCAACAGGAAGAACCACTTTTTTAATGGACGAAGACTAAACCTTGAA TTTGCTTCCGAAGAAGCAGCTAAGCGCAGTGGTGCTACCAGgccaaaggagaagactaAGGAAAAGTACAACAAGCACCTGGGAGGGTCTGGTGTGGATGACAAATCGGGCGAAAACACAACTGAAGATTTGGGCGATAAGCGTGGTAGGAAATGGGAGACTAGCGGACGACCTCGACCCGGTGCGGCGTTGGCCATGGCTAAGAGAGAGAATGTTGCGATTGTGGAGGGTGCAGGACAGAAAATCACTTTTGATTAG
- a CDS encoding protein SYM1: MAGLMGKYAAFLTRRPVLGNMISSAVLFATGDVIAQQLIEKKGADHDLPRTARIVTWGGLIFAPTVNLWFRTLERIPIRSRWPATFTRVGLDQFGFAPVVLSGFFTAMTFMEGKDFNAAKTKWHESFVPTLQANWMLFIPFQMLNMVRSHNKPSLFLC, translated from the exons ATGGCCGGCCTTATGGGAAAGTACGCAGCGTTTTTGACTAGGAGGCCCGTGTTGGGGAACATGATCTCTTCAGCC GTTCTTTTCGCGACTGGCGATGTTATCGCCCAGCAGCTCattgagaagaaaggagcAGACCATGATTTGCCACGCACAGC TCGTATCGTCACCTGGGGTGGTCTTATCTTTGCTCCAACTGTGAATTTGTGGTTCAGGACCCTCGAGCGGATCCCGATCCGATCTCGGTGGCCAGCCACCTTTACCCGAGTCGGCCTTGACCAGTTTGGTTTCGCGCCCGTCGTTTTATCCG GATTCTTTACTGCAATGACCTTCATGGAGGGCAAGGACTTCAACGCTGCCAAAACTAAGTGGCACGAG TCCTTCGTCCCCACTTTGCAGGCGAACTGGATGCT TTTCATCCCCTTCCAAATGCTCAACATGGTAAGAAGCCATAACAAGCCCAGTTTATTTCTCTGCTGA
- a CDS encoding glutamine synthetase, whose amino-acid sequence MSPSPTENAPTNLEELKELLKNDNKVKVAGVDVDGVLRGKIMSKSKLLSAVKSEGFNFCSVIFGWDIHDHGYNKELLVANWDNGYRDLFAVIDLSTFRRLKWEKDIPFFLCKFIIPEKGESLPVDPRSLIEKVTDKGKAMGYKCMSGAEFEYFQFAENAKSLADKNFRNLNPLTTGMHGYSILRPTLNMDYFHDLYDMAVDFGIEVEGHHTETGPGVYETALGYTDASRMADNACLFKLVAKSIGMKHGVSPTFMAKPWGDLPGCSGHIHVSLQDKNGKNIFAVSDKEAANGGRKGAAFKDLKYLSQEGEWFLAGLLEGMPDVVPMFCPTINSYKRLQGGQAMWAPDTATYGYDSRAASVRLLTAPGVPGYATRFEVRVPGADMNPYYAMAAIFALGLRGIEQKRPLPYGPIGSPGVSRDTVKHLPTSLDSATQAFMKKDSLAREVFGDFFVDHYGGTREHEVELHRKAVTDWEVARYFELV is encoded by the exons ATGTCCCCCTCCCCAACAGAGAATGCCCCAACCAACCTCGAAGAACTCAAGGAGCTCTTGAAGAATGACAACAAAGTCAAAGTAGCAG GCGTGGACGTCGATGGCGTGCTCAGAGGCAAAATTATGAGCAAGTCAAAGCTGCTTTCAGCAGTCAAGTCTGAGGGCTTCAACTTTTGTAGCGTTATCTTTGGGTGGGATA TCCATGACCACGGCTACAACAAGGAACTCCTTGTTGCCAACTGGGATAATGGTTACCGTGATTTGTTCGCTGTTATTGACCTTTCTACCTTCCGCCGCCtgaaatgggaaaaggatattccctttttcttatGTAAATTTATCATTccagaaaaaggagaatcGCTCCCCGTTGATCCTAGAAGCTTGATTGAAAAGGTCACGGACAAGGGAAAGGCTATGGGATACAAATGCATGAGTGGTGCGGAATTCGAA TACTTTCAGTTCGCTGAAAATGCGAAATCATTGGCAGATAAGAACTTCAGAAATCTAAATCCTCTTACTACTGGCA TGCACGGTTACTCTATCTTACGGCCTACACTCAACATGGACTACTTTCACGATCTGTACGACATGGCCGTCGACTTTGGAattgaggttgaaggaCATC ACACGGAAACCGGTCCGGGAGTGTACGAAACAGCTCTCGGATACACTGATGCTTCCAGAATGGCCGACAATGCCTGCCTGTTTAAGCTTGTCGCCAAGAGCATCGGTATGAAACACGGTGTCTCTCCCACTTTTATGGCCAAACCTTGGGGAGAT CTTCCTGGATGCTCTGG TCACATCCACGTTTCATTGCAAGACAAGAACGGCAAGAATATATTTGCGGTTTCCGACAAGGAGGCGGCgaatggtggaagaaagggcgCTGCTTTCAAGGACCTCAAGTATCTGTcacaagaaggagaatggTTCCTGGCTGGCTTGCTTGAGGGCATGCCTGACG TGGTGCCGATGTTCTGTCCTACCATCAACTCTTACAAACGGTTGCAAGGGGGCCAG GCTATGTGGGCTCCTGACACAGCGACGTATGGCTATGACTCTCGAGCAGCCTCTGTACGATTACTCACCGCTCCAGGTGTGCCGGGTTATGCAACCCGATTTGAAGTTCGAGTACCCGGTGCCGAT ATGAACCCTTACTACGCCATGGCAGCTATCTTTGCTCTCGGTCTTCGTGGTATTGAGCAAAAACGACCTTTGCCTTACGGCCCTATCGGCTCTCCCGGCGTTTCTCGTGATACTGTGAAGCACCTTCCTACATCCTTGGATAGCGCGACACAGGCATTTATGAAAAAGGATAGTTTGGCAAGAGAAGTCTTTGGTGACTTTTTTGTGGACCATTACGGAGGAACTAGGGAGCACGAGGTTGAGCTGCATAGAAAGGCTGTCACTGATTGGGAGG tTGCTCGATACTTTGAATTGGTGTAA